From the Glycine max cultivar Williams 82 chromosome 11, Glycine_max_v4.0, whole genome shotgun sequence genome, the window GCATCCAAatatcaccctttttcatcatATCCTTATTGAATAAAAGGTTGATTCAAGGTTACATAAGACTGAAGAATATGCCGTTGTGTCTTGTAGGTTGTCAATACTCAATACTCAAAGATGGAAGGCAAATAGATGAAGACTCTGCACATCCGAAATTGTGGGACCACTTCTGTTTTGCTTTAGATAGATGCAATTACCATATGTGGCCCAAATCTCTTTAGTCTTTGCTACCCAATTCTTCCCTTTACAAGCTAATTTGGACTATTCAAATGccccctttttcttccttgctGCCTCAAATCATTCCAAAGAGCCACATTAACGACGCATAAACGCAACCATAGTCTTAAATTCccgcaaaaaaaagaaaagtagatCACATCATCACCTACACTATTCCGTGAAGGTAAGAATAGAGTCATGTTAGTGACTCCATCCATTCATAAATAGATAGTATATTATATTCTCCacccattattttatttttaattttctaatgaCTAAAATAGATCATTTTATACAAGTTTATAATTTATGCAACATTTTAACATAAAGAGAATATTATGTTTGCTGATAAGATAACTTGATTTGATCGCTATGGAAGTCCACTCACTACTCAtgtctttgaaaaattcacaaGGCAAaagagggttttttttttttttttttttttacagaaatgggtttttttttttaaaattacaagtgtggataaattttgaaaatattaagatatgggttcataaagagaaaatcgTATTTTAAAACACCGcttcaaaaacaattatttttttaaaaatcaatattgaagtcatattttaaaacacgactttaaatatatttttttataaaaattgtattatcaGAAATTACtttagtgttattttattttatttttttacaaaataatgaagttGTAAATATAAGTATGActttagtcttatttttttaaaaaaatattgaaatcatgATTACAATCacgactttaatttttttttaaaaaaatattgagttttttttaaaaaaaattaaagtcatcttttttatcttttaaacaaaaaatatgactGTTTAAAgtcctattttaaaataggacTTTCTTTAtatgaaatcatattttaaaacacgacttattcaaatttatagtatttttaaaatttatccatttgtgtaaattttttttaaaaaattacccattaatgtaaaaaaaaaaacccaaaaatggGGTTCCAGTTGGCCTCCCCATTTTGTGCTTTGATCCTACTTGCTTCAACCAAGTAGCttttatttgcatttatttgatTCTCGACGATTTAATTTTTCGCTCGGATTTGATTGGACCCATTTTATTTGTACTTATCCCACCAGACTAGACTATCACTATTCTTGCATCAGTTCCTGAAATTCTGAATTTTGGAAATTGAAGCTAAATGGTTGTTAAACTAGTTAAACCTTTGACTCGTATTAATTTTGTCATATTATAGATGTTTGTTCGGCTTAAGGTGTCAAAAAAGCCCCAATATTCTCTAGCTATGTTGTGACAGACAGTGCTTAGTGgaggcttatatatatatatatatggagttgttttaagaatttattttggACGGTGGGATTGTAAGATGGATGGAAACGGAAtccctttctttccttttcatttttttataataaaaataataatgataatatgcTCCAAATAGCAGTATTGCGCCGTCagctaaatatatttaaaatagttttgatAATCAAGTACTTGAGTTGAGGCCCAACAATCATGAATGAGGATTAGACAAAAGTCAAGtttaattgacaaaaaaataatcttgaagCTGAAGGGTTAGGCATGTTGAAGTGGCCAATGGAGGGAGTTCATTATTATTTGAGATGCATGGACTATTGAACTGCTTGGGCGGCGCCTGTGACGGTAAAGAAAAAcaatcacaaaattatacattttttgaaTGGAGCCTCCCTCCCAATGCATAAATTACTCAAGACTAATCCCATACAAGTATacttgtattttttcttttggttaaaCTCAATCCTCATTATACaagtttttatcaataaaaaaagactAATGCATTACATATATACTCCAGCTCATACAAAATTGGTGATGGGTTATAGGAACATCTTTAATGGGTTCTTGAGCTGGACTTTTAAACTCAAGAACTTGTATCCATAAGATGGGAAATATGAGAAAGACAAAAATCGATTTTTTGGAGGGATTGATTCACATACCCAAAATGGGATactgcaattttatttttgttttagagcTGTGATATCATATCACTCATAATAAGCAAACATAAAATACAAGTATACTTGTGTTACAAACATTCTTTGTCCAACAAAAGacgaaacaaaataaatatacacaCATAGATCATAGATGGATATCTAGTccaaataaatacatatattcAGAACCaccctttttatctttttcctcGTTCAACTGCTTTTGCTTTGGTTGGAAGACCAAAACGGGAAGAAAGATTACAGCGATAAGATACTGCTAGATCTCACTCACTTTGCTGACCAGGGGCAGCCTTTGTTCATCTGACCGGAACGAAACGACCTGCCCGTTGCCCCCTTCATGTTTGCCTTGTCTTCAACTGAGGTTAccatttaaataaagaaaacaattactattatttttaattgaataatagcAATAAAGAGCTCTTCTCTCTACACTCTACACACTCACTGCGCTTTATTCTGTTCAAATTCGATACTTTGCTGTTGTTGCAGAGAACGAGGCACTATGTTTCCAAGAGAGAGAAACACTGCTtgaagctctctctctctctctctctctctctctctctctctctctctctttgtttgCCTGTCGCAGCATTGTCTTGTTCCACTTCAGAGTCACATCTCACTTCCACGCATTAAAGACTTAAAAGGGTTGCTTCTCTTTCTAGTTGGTTACTTGCATATTTACGGGGactttgtttccttcttcttcttacatTTTTAAGAGTGAAACACATTCACCTATTTTGCTGCTTCTTTGATTCTTTGTTGCTCTCAAGTTGAAAAGCTTAGCACCCGGATGCGAGCCTGTTCTTGTTTCTACACACTCAAACAAAGAGAGAGAGGCTGAAAATCGGAGAAAGGGGTTTCACAAGAAAGAGAATTTTGTTTCTAATTGTTGAGTAGCTCTTGGAGTACAACATAGCATACTTGAGGAGCTGTATGAGGTAGAAGATTAACAATGAGAGATGAGAATTCCAAGAAAAGcaaggtttttctttttcacactCTTGACTCAATTCTGCTCCTGCTGAAAgatgatttcttttttcttctttcttttattttttgttgttctcCTGAGAAATGAAATTCAACATTTTGCGTCTTCCAATTTTTGGCAATTTCTTGACTGctttgttgtgtattttgtttGTTCTTGTGAAGCTCTCATGGTCGAAGAGAATGGTCAGAAAGTTCTTCAATGTCAAAAGCAAAGCTGAGGACTCCTACCAGTCAAATGGTGTTGCTTATGGAGGTGGGTGTCTTTGTTTTGTTCTATTCaaaaatttcactttttatgAGTGGTCTTCTTCAACAAAAATTGGCTACCAACATGCATTAGCTTCAATCCAATGAGATGATGCAAAACAATTGTGGTGGAGAAATTGagggaagtaaaaaaaaaaactaaaaaagagcaAGCTTATTTGAAACTCTTGTTAGTTAATATCGTTTTTGGCTGCTTTTACCATTTTTATTCACCAAGTTTTTCTTGTGAATTATAATTTGATGCACCGAACCCATTTCCTTCTCCAGGAGGTGACGTAGAATACAGAAGCAGGAACAGCAGCTTCTCTGAGAGGGAGATCAAAAAGAGCAAAACAGGTACACAATTACCCAGAATCATTAcctgtttgattttattttattttccttttagtcTAACATTTAGACAAAAATGTTTACAACCCCTCATTGTAACATGCAGACAAGTTTAGCAGGAACACGGAGCAGGTTAGGCGAGGAAGAGTGAGTCTCGACCATCCTCGAATTATTGATGTTCATAACTATAGGTATGCTACTTCTGTGACTTTACTTTTtcaccaggaaaaaaaaatcttgcttTGATGAGTTCAATTTCTCATGAGTGCTTCTCTTACTTTATGAGCAGCATTTTTGTTGCTTCATGGAATGTGGCTGGAAGATCCCCACCAAGTAATTTGAGTATAGATGATTGGCTTCATGCCTCGCCACCGGCAGATATTTATGTTCTTGGGTAGGCTTTGGTACTTCTTAACATCTTTTCTTTTCCAAGCAAACTTAGTACCAGTAGTGGTTACTAATGAAAAGTTTGTGTTACAGATTTCAAGAGATAGTTCCCTTGAATGCTGGTAATATCTTGGGCGCAGAAGACAACGGACCTGCCAAAAAATGGCTAGCTCTCATTGGAAAGACCTTAAACAACCTTCCGGGTACTAGTGGAGGTGGTGGGTATTATACACCATCTCCAATCCCTCAGCCAGTGGTAGAAATAAATGCAGATTTTGAGGGATCCGCTAGGCAAAAAAATTCATCATTCTTCCATCGCCGGTCGTTCCAGACAACTTCTAGCGGCTGGGGATTGGACAATGATTCTTCAACTATGCAGCCGCGACTAGATCGAAGATTCAGCGTCTGTGATCGTGTGATTTTTGGTCACAGGAAAAGTGACTTTGATCCCAGCTATAGATGGGGTTATAGGCCTAGTGACTATTCCAGGGCAAGTGACTACTCCAGACCCAGTGACTATTCAAGATGGGGTTCATCTGATGATGACAATGGCCTTGGAGACTCGCCAAGCACAGTCTCACCACTGTCTTATGGTGGACCTGCCTCTGCTGAAGATGGATATGGAATGCCAGGGCGTTCCAGGTACTGCCTTGTTGCAAGTAAGCAAATGGTAGGAATATTTCTAACCATATGGGTGAGAAGTGAATTGAAAGATCATGTGCGAAACATGAAAGTATCCTGTGTTGGCAGAGGATTGATGGGCTATCTTGGAAATAAGGTAAATTTTAAATTGCTCACCATTGCCCTTACTTTTGCTTTGATATATTCATGGCAGAATTGCTGATTACTTGAAATTGGTTTACATAAGAGAGTTACTCTGCTTTCATTTTCAGGGATCCATCTCAATTAGCATGTCTCTACATGAAACAAGCTTTTGCTTCATTTGTAGCCACTTAACCTCAGGACAAAAGGAGGGTGATGAATTAAGAAGAAATTCTGATGTGATGGAGATTCTTAAGAAGACAAGGTTTCCACGTGTACATGATGCTGACAATGAGAAGTCTCCCGAGACAATACTCGAGCATGAGTATGAATTTACTTGCATACATCTTAGTATAACTAATACTCTTAACATGTTTATGTAATTTGAGGCCCTCCTTGCATTTTCCTGTTTTGCATTACATGTTCTAATTTTGGATGCATTTATTTTAGTCGAATTATATGGCTTGGAGACTTGAATTATCGGATTGCCCTCTCCTACCGTTCTGCTAAGGCACTTGTTGAGATGCAAAACTGGAGAGCATTGTTGGAGAATGACCAGGTACGCCTATAtaactcttttcttttaatttctaattttctatCTTTTAACTTCAACTGGATTGCTGTCAAACAGAAACAATCAATGTTAATATCTATCTATATTGGCATTCATGGCAGTTGAGAATAGAGCAGAAGAGAGGCCGTGCATTTGTGGGATGGAATGAAGGGAAGATTTATTTCCCTCCAACATACAAGTATTCAACTAATTCAGATAGGTATGCAGGAGATGATATGCACCCAAAGGAGAAAAGGCGAACACCTGCTTGGTAAGATCATCTTCTGTCACCCAACCAAAGCAATAGGAATTTAGCAGAAACACCCCAACCCCATAAATGCTAAATTCAGGCAACTATGATATGATTTTGATGAATTGTGTCAACTTATgtcaatgtaaatattttttctttgtatagGTGTGACCGTATTTTGTGGTATGGAGAAGGTCTCCATCAATTATCTTACGTCCGTGGAGAATCAAGGTTTTCAGACCACAGACCGGTTTATGGCATATTTTGGGCTGAGGTTGAGTCAAGTCATGGAAGACTGAAGAAGAGTATGAGCTGTTCTCGGAACAGAATTGAGGTGGAGGAACTCTTGCCATATTCCCACGGATATACTGAACTAAGTTTTTTCTAATGGAATGAGGACTAGCTATGGGATTTCAGGTACATTCTCTATACCTTATGCATATACTCACAATTCCAAAAATACAAGATTCTTGCTTGTATGGCAAACTTAGGTAcctgaaatgatttttttttttaagttcatgCACATGGGTATGAATACAAATGGAAAGCATTGCCCCCCTCCCCCTCTCCTCATAGAACTCATGGggcctttttttcttattttattattggctAGACCACAAGTACAAGATTCAGAAGCTTTAACTGAGCTATATTATATCTGAGCATAATAGACTGGATACTGATATGTTCTATGCCACTAGTTGTACACTTGTACCTTTCTTTTCTAGATACACAAACTGATTTCATCAATCCGTTAGTCAAAATAATCAGAATATGTTCACTGCATAGTCTGATTAGTCTATTTCTCAATCTTTTCTGCTTTAATGTCCTTCTTTTCCCCCTCTTATTGTCATCACAATTATTTCCCCCCTCTTATTGTCATCACAATTATTTCCCCCCCCCTCTGAATACGAAATCTTATGTGCATGCACCTATAACTGTTCAGCACCTGGTCAACAAGAGGGAGTCACCTCACTTTGAAGAATTTTATCCGTGGAGACTGATAGAGACAACCCATTTCCCACATACCGAAAAAGgttagtttagtttttttttttttctctttcatgctTTTCTTGGTTCTGCTTTTGGTCTCAACAACCTCCTTTGTCCAATTTTAACTTTACTTTTTCATTGTAAGGTGCTAACATGTAATTTTGCTATACAGCCATGCTATGCCATGCCTAACACATGATCAGTACACAGTTCCTCATCATCATCTCGTTAGCCACTGTGCAAGTGTGCATTGTTTGATAGCCAATTAACAAACACTCAACTTTACAATGTCTCAAAACTCCGTACTTCATTGGCAGTCTTGCACAATCATTAGGTactacatttttcttttcttattaacGTTGGCTTCTGTTTCTATAAATTCCTACTAGTGATACGCACGCCGCACGCATACTCATGAtcagagttttttattttttcttttgtgcaGGAGGCGGAAGGagaccattttttatttaattaatcattcttTAATTGTTTTTGGAGAATATTCATGATGACTGAATGAAGCTGAAAAGATCGTCAAAATAATCATTAGGGtactaactctttttttttggttttaagtgcagagaaaatgagaattttgaTTATACTCCACTTATTGATTGCTACAgt encodes:
- the LOC100794059 gene encoding type IV inositol polyphosphate 5-phosphatase 7; this translates as MRDENSKKSKLSWSKRMVRKFFNVKSKAEDSYQSNGVAYGGGDVEYRSRNSSFSEREIKKSKTDKFSRNTEQVRRGRVSLDHPRIIDVHNYSIFVASWNVAGRSPPSNLSIDDWLHASPPADIYVLGFQEIVPLNAGNILGAEDNGPAKKWLALIGKTLNNLPGTSGGGGYYTPSPIPQPVVEINADFEGSARQKNSSFFHRRSFQTTSSGWGLDNDSSTMQPRLDRRFSVCDRVIFGHRKSDFDPSYRWGYRPSDYSRASDYSRPSDYSRWGSSDDDNGLGDSPSTVSPLSYGGPASAEDGYGMPGRSRYCLVASKQMVGIFLTIWVRSELKDHVRNMKVSCVGRGLMGYLGNKGSISISMSLHETSFCFICSHLTSGQKEGDELRRNSDVMEILKKTRFPRVHDADNEKSPETILEHDRIIWLGDLNYRIALSYRSAKALVEMQNWRALLENDQLRIEQKRGRAFVGWNEGKIYFPPTYKYSTNSDRYAGDDMHPKEKRRTPAWCDRILWYGEGLHQLSYVRGESRFSDHRPVYGIFWAEVESSHGRLKKSMSCSRNRIEVEELLPYSHGYTELSFF